Proteins from a single region of Lysinibacillus sp. JNUCC-52:
- the gyrA gene encoding DNA gyrase subunit A encodes MSEQERSGVKGVNITEEIETSFLDYAMSVIVSRALPDVRDGLKPVHRRILYGMQELGNTADKAYKKSARIVGDVMGKYHPHGDSSIYDAMVRMAQDFSYRYMLVDGHGNFGSVDGDGAAAMRYTESRMSRIAMEMLRDINKNTIDYTDNYDGSEKEPVVLPSRYPNLLVNGAAGIAVGMATNIPPHNLGETIDGVLALSENPAITTEELMEIIPGPDFPTGGIILGRSGIRRAYESGRGSIIIRAKVEIEQKSNGKETILIHELPYQVNKAKLIEKIAELVRDKKIDGITNLRDESDRRGMRVVIEIRKDANANVVLNNLYKQTAMQSSFGVNMLSLVNGQPKVMGIKEMLYHYLEHQKVIIRRRTEFDLKKAEDRAHILEGLRIALDHIDEIIAIIRGSRSGEEAKPQLMERFNLSERQAQAILDMRLVRLSGLEREKIEAEYQELQVLIAELKAILADEAKIVDIIRTEILELKERFSDARRTEITSGGMEMIEDEDLIPVENSVVTLTHNGYIKRLAANTYRSQKRGGRGVQGMGTNDDDFVEHLMNTSTHDTILFFTSKGKVFRAKGYEIPEYGRTAKGLPIVNLLNIDKGEKVTAMIRVDSFDKDAYFIFTTKTGITKRTPVSQFANIRTNGLIAISLREDDDLIAVRLTDGIKQVIIGTRDGMLVRFQEEDIRSMGRTAGGVRGIKLRDGDEVVGMEIVEPGQEILVVTAKGYGKRTTEEEYRLQSRGGVGLKTIQITDKNGPMVAVKTVDGSEDLMLITINGMLIRMDVNDISLIGRSTQGVRLIRLGDDELVATVAKVEKEDEDVSDENEIENENEQIEE; translated from the coding sequence TTGTCAGAACAAGAACGCTCCGGAGTAAAAGGAGTTAATATAACAGAAGAAATAGAAACATCCTTCCTCGATTATGCCATGAGTGTAATCGTTTCGCGTGCATTACCAGATGTACGTGATGGATTAAAACCAGTTCATCGTCGTATTTTATACGGCATGCAGGAGCTAGGTAATACAGCAGATAAAGCGTATAAAAAATCAGCACGTATCGTTGGGGATGTAATGGGTAAGTACCATCCACATGGTGACTCCTCTATTTATGATGCAATGGTACGTATGGCGCAAGATTTTAGTTATCGTTATATGCTAGTTGATGGTCACGGGAACTTTGGTTCTGTCGATGGTGACGGAGCTGCGGCGATGCGTTATACAGAATCACGTATGTCCCGCATTGCAATGGAAATGCTTCGTGACATTAATAAAAATACAATTGACTATACGGATAACTATGATGGTTCTGAAAAAGAACCAGTTGTTTTACCAAGTCGCTATCCAAACTTATTAGTAAATGGTGCGGCAGGGATTGCCGTTGGTATGGCTACAAACATTCCTCCACATAATCTTGGGGAAACGATTGATGGGGTGTTAGCACTATCTGAAAATCCTGCAATTACAACCGAAGAATTGATGGAAATTATTCCAGGACCAGATTTCCCGACTGGTGGAATAATTTTAGGACGTAGTGGTATTCGCCGTGCTTATGAAAGCGGTCGTGGCTCTATTATTATTCGAGCTAAAGTAGAAATTGAGCAAAAATCAAATGGTAAGGAAACAATTCTAATTCATGAATTACCTTATCAAGTAAATAAAGCAAAACTAATCGAAAAGATTGCTGAGCTCGTACGCGATAAAAAAATCGATGGCATTACTAATTTACGTGATGAATCTGACCGCCGTGGTATGCGAGTGGTTATTGAAATACGAAAAGATGCAAATGCTAACGTCGTTTTAAATAATCTATATAAACAAACAGCGATGCAATCAAGCTTCGGTGTTAATATGTTGTCGTTAGTAAATGGACAGCCAAAAGTAATGGGTATAAAAGAGATGCTTTATCATTATTTAGAGCATCAAAAAGTCATTATTCGTCGCCGTACTGAATTTGACTTAAAGAAAGCGGAAGATCGTGCACACATTTTAGAAGGCTTACGTATTGCACTTGACCATATCGATGAAATTATCGCGATTATTCGTGGTTCTCGTAGTGGGGAAGAAGCAAAACCACAATTAATGGAGCGATTTAATTTATCTGAACGTCAGGCGCAAGCAATTTTAGATATGCGTTTAGTTCGTTTGAGTGGATTAGAGCGAGAAAAAATAGAAGCTGAATATCAAGAGCTGCAAGTGCTAATTGCTGAATTAAAAGCAATCTTAGCTGATGAAGCTAAAATTGTTGATATTATTCGTACCGAAATATTAGAGCTTAAAGAACGCTTCAGTGATGCTCGTCGTACAGAAATAACATCTGGCGGTATGGAAATGATTGAAGATGAGGATTTAATTCCTGTAGAAAATTCAGTTGTTACTTTAACGCACAATGGTTATATTAAGCGCTTAGCTGCCAATACATACCGCAGTCAAAAGCGTGGTGGCCGCGGTGTACAAGGAATGGGTACGAACGATGATGATTTCGTAGAACACCTTATGAATACATCTACGCATGATACTATTTTATTCTTCACATCTAAGGGGAAAGTATTCCGTGCAAAAGGTTACGAAATTCCTGAGTATGGACGTACAGCTAAAGGTTTACCTATCGTTAACTTACTTAACATCGATAAAGGTGAAAAAGTTACAGCAATGATTCGCGTAGATTCATTCGATAAGGATGCTTATTTTATCTTTACGACGAAAACAGGTATTACGAAGCGTACGCCAGTATCTCAATTTGCTAATATCCGTACAAATGGCTTAATTGCTATTAGTTTACGAGAAGATGATGATTTAATTGCTGTTCGTTTAACGGATGGTATTAAGCAAGTTATTATTGGTACACGTGATGGGATGCTTGTTCGTTTCCAAGAAGAGGATATTCGTTCAATGGGGCGTACAGCAGGCGGTGTCCGTGGTATTAAACTACGTGATGGTGACGAAGTAGTTGGTATGGAAATAGTTGAACCAGGGCAAGAAATTTTAGTTGTTACCGCAAAAGGCTATGGTAAACGTACAACCGAAGAGGAGTATCGTTTACAGAGTCGTGGTGGCGTTGGTTTAAAAACAATTCAAATTACCGACAAAAATGGTCCTATGGTAGCTGTTAAAACCGTCGATGGTTCTGAAGATTTAATGCTTATTACTATCAACGGCATGCTTATACGTATGGATGTAAATGATATTTCATTAATCGGTCGTAGTACGCAAGGCGTTCGTTTAATTCGTTTAGGAGATGACGAACTTGTTGCTACTGTTGCGAAAGTAGAAAAAGAAGACGAAGATGTGTCCGATGAAAACGAAATTGAAAATGAAAATGAGCAAATAGAAGAATAA
- the recF gene encoding DNA replication/repair protein RecF (All proteins in this family for which functions are known are DNA-binding proteins that assist the filamentation of RecA onto DNA for the initiation of recombination or recombinational repair.), whose translation MHIEQLKLTNYRNYDALALNFSPKINVFIGENAQGKTNVMESIYVLAMAKSHRTTNDKELIRWDSDYGKIEGAVQKRHGILPIELTITKKGKKGKINHIEQSRLSHYIGQMNVVMFAPEDLNVVKGSPQIRRRFIDMEIGQISPVYLHDLLTFQKILKQRNHYLKMNQGKLMTNDVMYDVYNEQYIHAATQIIRKRFQFMDLLQEWAEPIHAGISQGKETLVIKYRTVAGIDKGQTTGEIEDILLKKLIEVKDREFDRGVTMVGPHRDDLQFLVNDYDVQTYGSQGQQRTTALSLKLAEIELIKQETNETPILLLDDVLSELDDYRQSHLLNTIQGEVQTFVTTTSVDGIHHETMEHAQLFHVKQGAIEES comes from the coding sequence GTTAAATTTCTCTCCAAAAATAAATGTATTTATTGGTGAAAATGCCCAAGGGAAAACAAATGTCATGGAATCTATCTACGTATTAGCGATGGCAAAATCGCATCGTACGACGAACGATAAAGAATTGATACGTTGGGATTCAGACTATGGTAAAATAGAAGGGGCCGTTCAAAAAAGGCATGGTATTTTACCGATTGAGCTTACCATTACGAAAAAAGGCAAAAAAGGTAAGATTAATCATATTGAACAAAGTCGCCTGAGCCATTATATCGGTCAAATGAATGTAGTGATGTTTGCGCCAGAAGATTTAAATGTTGTAAAGGGAAGTCCACAAATACGACGACGTTTTATCGATATGGAGATTGGTCAAATTTCGCCAGTCTACTTACATGATTTATTAACCTTTCAGAAGATTTTAAAACAACGAAATCATTATTTGAAAATGAATCAGGGCAAGTTAATGACTAATGACGTGATGTATGATGTTTATAATGAGCAGTATATTCACGCAGCTACCCAAATTATTCGAAAAAGATTTCAATTTATGGATTTGTTACAAGAGTGGGCAGAACCAATACATGCAGGAATTTCACAAGGCAAAGAAACTTTAGTTATTAAATACCGCACCGTAGCAGGTATTGATAAGGGACAGACAACGGGTGAAATTGAAGATATTTTACTTAAAAAGCTAATAGAGGTTAAGGACCGCGAATTCGATCGTGGCGTCACTATGGTTGGACCACATCGAGACGATTTACAATTTTTAGTGAACGACTATGATGTGCAAACATATGGCTCTCAAGGGCAGCAACGTACAACTGCATTATCATTAAAGCTTGCCGAAATTGAGTTAATTAAACAAGAAACAAATGAAACACCCATTCTACTTTTAGATGATGTATTGTCGGAACTCGACGATTATCGCCAATCGCATTTATTAAACACCATTCAAGGTGAAGTCCAAACCTTTGTAACGACTACAAGTGTTGATGGAATTCATCATGAGACGATGGAACATGCACAGCTGTTCCACGTGAAACAAGGTGCGATTGAAGAAAGTTAG
- the gyrB gene encoding DNA topoisomerase (ATP-hydrolyzing) subunit B, producing the protein MEAVAIENEGLQDQAYEADQIQVLEGLEAVRKRPGMYIGSTSSKGLHHLVWEIVDNSIDEALAGFCTDISVTIEKDNWIRVEDNGRGIPVSIQEKMGKPAVEVIMTVLHAGGKFGGGGYKVSGGLHGVGASVVNALSVETIVQVHREGHIHEIKFERGQTKQALTVIGETDHNGTTTRFKADPEIFKETTVYEFDILAHRIRELAYLNRGIRITIADEREDEVRSTTYHYEGGIRSYVEHLNKSKEPIHEPIDVLGEKDGISIEIAMQYNAGFSSNIFSFANNINTYEGGTHESGFKTALTRVINDYARKNGLLKEADANLTGEDVREGLTAIISIKHPDPQFEGQTKTKLGNSEVSQITNALFSDGFERFMLENPTVARKIIDKGLMAARARVAAKKAREFTRRKSALEVSSLPGKLADCSSTNPAECEIYIVEGDSAGGSAKSGRDRHFQAILPLRGKILNVEKARLDKILSNAEIRAMITAFGTGIGEEFNLEKARYHKIIIMTDADVDGAHIRTLLLTFFFRFLRPLVDAGYIYIAQPPLYQVKQGKHVEYCYDDIALQEILGRLSSMPKPVVQRYKGLGEMNAEQLWDTTMDPEHRTLLQVELDDAIKANEAFERLMGDEVEPRRQFIEENAVYANLDI; encoded by the coding sequence ATGGAAGCCGTGGCTATAGAAAACGAAGGTTTACAAGATCAAGCGTATGAAGCCGATCAGATACAGGTATTAGAAGGTTTAGAAGCGGTTCGTAAAAGACCAGGGATGTATATTGGTTCAACAAGTTCTAAAGGTCTCCACCATTTGGTGTGGGAAATTGTTGATAATAGTATTGATGAAGCACTTGCAGGATTTTGTACTGATATCTCTGTTACGATTGAAAAAGATAACTGGATTCGTGTAGAGGATAATGGTCGAGGAATTCCTGTTAGTATTCAAGAAAAAATGGGTAAACCAGCTGTCGAAGTAATTATGACAGTGCTCCATGCAGGTGGTAAATTCGGCGGTGGAGGATATAAAGTATCTGGTGGTCTTCATGGTGTAGGGGCCTCGGTTGTAAATGCTTTATCAGTTGAGACAATCGTTCAAGTTCATCGTGAGGGACATATTCACGAAATTAAATTTGAACGTGGTCAAACGAAACAAGCATTAACTGTTATTGGTGAGACAGATCATAACGGAACAACAACTCGTTTTAAAGCAGACCCTGAAATTTTCAAAGAAACAACAGTTTATGAATTCGATATTTTAGCACACCGTATTCGCGAACTAGCTTATTTAAATCGCGGTATTCGAATTACAATTGCAGATGAGCGTGAAGATGAGGTACGTTCTACTACATATCATTATGAGGGTGGTATTCGTTCTTATGTAGAGCACTTAAATAAATCTAAAGAGCCTATCCATGAACCAATCGATGTTCTTGGTGAAAAGGATGGTATTTCAATTGAAATAGCCATGCAATATAATGCAGGATTTTCATCGAATATTTTCTCATTCGCTAATAATATCAATACGTACGAAGGTGGTACACATGAGTCTGGCTTTAAAACAGCACTTACTCGTGTTATCAACGATTACGCACGTAAAAATGGTTTGTTAAAAGAAGCTGATGCCAACCTTACAGGTGAAGACGTTCGAGAAGGGTTAACGGCTATTATATCTATCAAGCACCCTGATCCTCAATTTGAAGGACAAACGAAAACAAAGCTTGGTAACTCAGAGGTAAGCCAAATTACGAATGCATTATTCTCAGATGGTTTTGAACGATTTATGTTAGAAAACCCAACAGTAGCACGTAAAATTATTGATAAAGGCTTAATGGCTGCTCGTGCACGTGTAGCAGCGAAAAAGGCCCGTGAATTTACACGCCGTAAGTCAGCGCTTGAAGTATCAAGTTTGCCTGGTAAACTTGCAGACTGTTCTTCCACAAATCCTGCTGAATGTGAAATTTACATTGTAGAGGGTGACTCTGCTGGTGGTTCTGCAAAATCTGGACGTGACCGTCATTTCCAAGCGATTTTACCTTTACGTGGTAAAATTTTGAACGTAGAAAAAGCACGATTAGATAAAATTTTATCGAATGCAGAAATTCGCGCAATGATTACAGCATTCGGTACTGGTATTGGCGAGGAATTTAATTTAGAAAAAGCCCGTTATCATAAAATCATTATTATGACGGATGCCGACGTAGACGGAGCGCATATTCGTACGTTACTGTTAACATTCTTCTTCCGTTTCCTACGACCGCTAGTAGATGCTGGCTATATTTATATTGCACAGCCACCACTATATCAAGTGAAGCAAGGTAAGCATGTTGAATATTGCTATGATGATATTGCGCTACAAGAGATTTTAGGAAGATTATCAAGTATGCCAAAGCCTGTTGTTCAACGTTATAAAGGTCTTGGGGAAATGAACGCAGAGCAGCTATGGGATACAACGATGGATCCAGAGCACCGCACATTGTTACAAGTAGAGTTAGATGATGCAATTAAAGCAAATGAAGCTTTTGAACGCTTAATGGGCGATGAAGTAGAACCTCGTCGTCAATTCATTGAAGAAAATGCGGTATACGCTAATTTAGATATTTAA
- a CDS encoding HD-GYP domain-containing protein, protein METVHVPISELRLGKVISEDIFANTQYPIIFKDTVVSHEHLQVFSAFNISRAPVYKDNVKEVLVETEQEIDFAILPEAIPTFKRVYDNSVEQFKREFKNWEAGAKVDITKARTIILPLLDMVLEDRTIIFNLNEYSNPKDYLYHHCVGTALISSVIAQKLGYDKGLTIQIAIGGLLADCGMAKIHPRIRDKKTSLTEQEFAEIYKHPIYSYNMVKDLTILKDTIKEAIFQHHERLNGSGYPKGEKIANISIFAQIIAVADVFHAMTCERIYRSKQSSFKVIEMINESEFGKFDIKVVRALIDLVADLPIGTIIELSNLERGEVMFVNRFAPTRPIIKLSITGEIFDLGKNRTFYISRIITNE, encoded by the coding sequence GTGGAAACGGTACATGTCCCAATTTCAGAATTACGTTTAGGAAAAGTTATTTCTGAAGATATTTTTGCTAATACACAATATCCTATTATCTTCAAAGATACAGTAGTATCTCATGAACATTTACAAGTTTTTAGTGCTTTTAATATTTCAAGAGCTCCTGTATATAAAGATAATGTAAAGGAAGTTTTAGTAGAAACCGAACAAGAAATAGATTTTGCTATCCTACCAGAAGCCATCCCAACATTTAAAAGAGTATACGACAATTCTGTTGAACAATTTAAAAGAGAGTTCAAAAATTGGGAAGCTGGTGCAAAAGTAGATATTACAAAAGCTCGTACAATTATTTTGCCTTTATTGGATATGGTATTAGAAGATCGTACAATAATTTTCAATTTAAACGAGTATTCTAATCCTAAAGATTATTTATACCATCATTGTGTAGGTACAGCTTTGATTTCTTCCGTTATTGCTCAAAAATTAGGTTATGATAAAGGGCTAACAATTCAAATTGCAATTGGCGGTTTATTAGCAGATTGCGGAATGGCTAAAATCCATCCACGTATTCGAGATAAAAAAACGTCATTAACCGAACAGGAATTTGCAGAGATTTATAAACATCCTATTTATAGCTACAACATGGTAAAGGATTTAACAATCTTAAAAGATACAATAAAAGAAGCAATTTTTCAGCATCATGAGCGCTTAAATGGAAGCGGCTATCCTAAAGGTGAGAAAATCGCTAATATATCTATCTTTGCACAGATTATTGCTGTTGCAGATGTTTTTCATGCTATGACATGTGAACGCATCTATCGATCTAAACAATCTTCGTTTAAAGTTATAGAAATGATTAATGAGTCTGAGTTTGGAAAGTTTGATATTAAAGTAGTTAGAGCACTAATTGATTTAGTTGCAGACTTACCTATCGGTACAATTATTGAGCTTTCAAATCTTGAACGTGGAGAAGTAATGTTTGTTAATAGATTTGCTCCAACTCGTCCAATTATTAAATTAAGTATTACAGGAGAGATTTTTGATTTAGGTAAAAATCGCACTTTCTATATTTCACGAATAATTACAAATGAATAA